ATGATAATGCCGAAACATTTGTACCTGTTGGATACGGTATAATGAATTTCTATGCAACAGATGATGTTCCTCCACCACCTGAAAATTTACGTTATAATCCTAGCTATTTTAATTCTCCCGAATTTGTAGCTATTTCTTGGGATATGCCCGAAATAAATGATTTAGATTATTTTAATGTTACTGTTAAAAATGTTAACTCCGGAAATGAGGAAATTATAGAAACGCCAGGGAATCAAATTATTTATAATGTTGAAGATTTAACAACCTATAATGTAACTGTAACAACTGTTGATAAAGCCGGACAAGAATCTGTTGACTCGGAAAATCTTGAAATTATAACAAATTTTATGGGAATAGTTGATTTTGATAAAAGTTCTTTTATCATCTATCCTAATCCTACTAGCAATATTTTAAATATCAAAACAGAAACAAACAAAAATAATATTGTTGAAATATATAATATTTCGGGCAATATTGTTGGAAAATATGAAATGTCAAATAATGCTCTTAATATCGATGTTTCAAAATTATCAAACGGTATTTATTTTATTAAACTTGGAAAGTCTGTTCGGAAGTTTATAAAGCATTAACTAGTAATTAATCTTAGACCATATTTTAAGGAGGTATATATTTTGATGTACCTCCTTTTTATTTATTAAATTGTTTATATCGTATGGATTAATCATATCAAAAATATAAAACTTTCTAAGTCTATAAGACTTGGAAAGTGAAACAAAAATCTTTCTTTTTTCTTAAAAAAGATTCATTCTTTAAATTATATATTTAAATTTGCATGTAAAATAATTGATTATCTACTTAAAAATGAAAATATCCACTACAAAACAAAAAACATATCATAAGGTATATCTTGATTATAGTTTAGATATAATAGAACGACTTGCTTTTACTGAAAAAGAAGTTGTATATATCAAGGAAAAATATTTAACTGATAAAAAGAAACAAATAATTGTTTTAAACAGGTTTGATGAAAAATTGTTTCTCTGTTTATGTCAAAATGATGATTTGGAAAATTTCAGATGTTTGGGGAATGATATTCAGAAGTATATTAATGAAGATAAAAAAACCATTTTTTCTTTTGAAAGTTTTATTGATAATGAAGATTTCTCATTTGCTTTTCTTGAAGGTTTAATTCTCGGCAATTACGCTTTCGACAAATATCTTTCAAAAAAGAAAGAAAAAATCGAACATATTATCATTCTATCTGCTTTTTCTAAAGAAAACACAGTCTTGTTATTAAATCTTTGTGATGCAGTAATTATTGCTCGTGATTTGGTTAATGAACCTGTTACAGCAGTAAATTCAATTATTTTTGCCGAAAAAGTAAAAGAATTAGGTAAAACCGCAGGGTTTAAAGTTGACATCTTTAATAAAACAAAATTAGAAAGTTTGAAATTCGGCGGATTACTCGCTGTAAATAAAGGAAGTATAGATCCTCCTACTTTTTCTATAATGGAATGGAAACCAAGAAATCATATCAACAAAAAACCTTATATATTTGTCGGTAAAGGTGTTACTTATGATTCAGGGGGAATGAATATTAAGACAGACAGATATATGGAAGACATGAAGAGCGACATGGCTGGTGGTGCTGTTGTTGCAGCACTTTTATATATTGTTGCAAAATCAGAATTACCGATTCATGTCATCGGCCTTGTCCCTGCAACTGATAATAGACTTAATGGAAACGCTATGGTCAGCGGAGATATTATTACAATGTTCAATGGAAAGACTGTGGAAATTACTAACACTGATGCGGAGGGACGACTAATTCTTGCCGATGCTTTGAGTTTTGCGGACAAATATTTGCCGGAGCTTATTATTGATATTGCAACCTTAACCGGCGCAGCTTCAAGAGCAATCGGACCTTATGGAATTGTTGCAATGGGTAAAGATTTCGGAAATAATATGTCTTTATTAAATTCTGCCGGCAATCAAGTTTATGAAAGAATTGTAGAATTTCCTTTCTGGGAAGAATACGACAAACTTAACATGTCTGAAATTGCAGATGTTAACAATGTAAGCTCAGGAGGCTATGCAGGAGCTATTACTGCAGGAAAGTTTTTGGCCAATTTTACCGAATCTCCTTATATTCATTTGGATATTGCGGGCCCTGCTTTCATCAAGAAAAGAATGGAATACAGAGTATCCGGAGCTACAGGTTGCGGTGTAAGATTATTATTTACGTTTCTAAAAAATCTTTTAAATAATAATTATTAATTTAAAACCTTTTACTATGAAAAAATTTACCCTAAGTCTTTTATTAATTGCGTTATTTTGCTTTTCAATAAATGCGCAAACTTCATTAACCACAGCTGTCGATTTCGAAACAACAGACTGCCATGGAGAGCCTTTTCACCTCTTTGAAATTTTAGATGGAGGTCAATATGTGTTAATCGATTTCTTTTTCGTTAATTGTGGTCCTTGTCAAACAGTTACGCCTAAAATTGCCCAAGCATACGAACTTTTAGGTTGTAATGCTCATGACATTTTCTTTTTGGAAATATCAAGTATGGATTCGGATGCGGCATGCCTGACATGGGTAGAAACATACGGCATTGAATATCCAACTATAAGCGGTCAGCAAGGCGGTGGAAGTTCAATTTGTAACAATTATGGAATTCCTGCTTATCCGACAATTATTCTCATTGCCCC
The DNA window shown above is from Bacteroidales bacterium and carries:
- a CDS encoding leucyl aminopeptidase family protein translates to MKISTTKQKTYHKVYLDYSLDIIERLAFTEKEVVYIKEKYLTDKKKQIIVLNRFDEKLFLCLCQNDDLENFRCLGNDIQKYINEDKKTIFSFESFIDNEDFSFAFLEGLILGNYAFDKYLSKKKEKIEHIIILSAFSKENTVLLLNLCDAVIIARDLVNEPVTAVNSIIFAEKVKELGKTAGFKVDIFNKTKLESLKFGGLLAVNKGSIDPPTFSIMEWKPRNHINKKPYIFVGKGVTYDSGGMNIKTDRYMEDMKSDMAGGAVVAALLYIVAKSELPIHVIGLVPATDNRLNGNAMVSGDIITMFNGKTVEITNTDAEGRLILADALSFADKYLPELIIDIATLTGAASRAIGPYGIVAMGKDFGNNMSLLNSAGNQVYERIVEFPFWEEYDKLNMSEIADVNNVSSGGYAGAITAGKFLANFTESPYIHLDIAGPAFIKKRMEYRVSGATGCGVRLLFTFLKNLLNNNY